The nucleotide sequence AATAACTGGTTTTATAAACTATAAAAAAATTATTTCAGAGTCGGATAAAAACATTCTGTTTTCTATGGGAGAAACACTCAATAGGCGCGGTCCCGATGAAAAAGATGAATACTGTTCAAATTCTGTGGGATTAGCACATAGAAGGCTGTCAGTTATTGATATTAAAAATGGTCATCAGCCAATGATTAAAGAAAATAATAATAATACATATGTAATATGCTACAACGGAGAACTTTATAACACTAAAGAAATACGCAATAAGCTAATAAACTTAGGATATAATTTTAACGGTCACTCTGATACAGAAGTTTTATTGACTGCTTATATAGAATGGGGAAGTGACTGTGTAAAAGAATTTAATGGAATTTTTGCTTTCGTAATATATAATAAATTAACTGATTCTCTATTTTTTGCCCGGGACGGAGGCGGAGTTAAGCCATTTTTCTATTATAATAACGATTTTGAATTTATATTTGGCTCAGAAATAAAAGCACTGTTAAAGCATCCATCTGTGTCTTCCAATGTAGACAAATTTGGAATAGCTGAAATATTTTTAATTGGTCCCGGACGAACACCCGGCAAAACTGCATTTCACGATATCAAGGAATTAAAACCCGGATGGTGCGGAACTTTCTCAAAAAGTGAAGGGCTAAATTTATGGCAGTATTGGAAACTTAAAGCATATGAACATAAAGACAGTTTATCTGATACTATTTACACTCTCCGCTCTTTAATATATGATTCTATAAAACGACAGCTTGTATCTGATGTACCTCTGTGTACATTTTTATCTGGAGGATTGGACTCAAGTATCATATCGGCAGTTGCATCAGAAGAATTTAAAATTACAAACCGCGGCAGACTTAATACATACTCCGTGGACTATATTGAAAACGAAAAATATTTTGAGAATAATTACTACCAGCCATCAAACGATAATTATTATATAAATTTAATGAGTAATTTTATAGAATCAAAACACAACAATATTATTTTGGATAACGATTTAGTTGGCAACGCACTGCTGGACGCAACTCTAGCCCGCGACCTTCCAGGAATGGCGGACATTGAGTCCTCACTGTTATTATTCTGCAGTGAAGTGAAGAAAAACCATACTGTTGTATTGTCAGGAGAATGTGCCGATGAAATTTTCGGCGGTTATCCATGGTTTACAAACGAAGAAATGCTGGCACAGGCCGATTTCCCTTGGAGCGGAAATACAGAAATAAAAGCCAATTTAATTCAGGACAAATATTTGCAATTTGACCCAAAAGAATACGTGTTTAAACGATATAAAGATACAATAGATTCAGCGCCTAAAACTGGAAGTGAAACTCCATCTGACTCAAGAATAAAAGAAATTACCATGCTTAACATAAGTTGGTTTATGCAGACTTTGCTGTCACGCAAAGACCATGCGTCTATGTATAGCGGTCTTGAGGTCAGAGTTCCATTTTGTGACCTTAGAATAATTGAATACGCATACAATATTCCATGGGATATGAAAGGTTATGCAGGACGTGAAAAAGGTATTTTACGCAAAGCTTTCAGCGATATGCTGCCTGATGAAATTGTATATCGAAAGAAGAGTCCATACCCAAAAAGCTTTAATCCGGCATATACAAGAAATGTTGAAAATAAAATAAATAAAATTCTTTTAAATTATGACTCACCTATTTTAGAAATAGTAAAACCGGATAAACTGCAGGAACTGCTGGACACAAAAGCTAGTATGTTTTCAAAGCCTTGGTATGGGCAGCTAATGAACTATCCGCAGATATTAGCATATTTATATATGATAAATACTTGGCTTGATAAATATGCAATTAACATAATATAACGATATCTAAATAAAAAACAGACTAATATAAAAAAACAAATACCAAAACGTTATGTTTTGGTATTTATAATTTTTATTCATCCTTTTTTATACTATCCACATCTTTTACCACCCTATGACTTGTCGGAACCCACTTCACATCTTTAACCATAGCAACAAAGGCAATTGGCAGATATGTAAGCATATATAACGGGAAAGTAAATACATAAAGTATTTTCTTAGCTCTGGAAGTATATATTCTTTTACGCTCAGTTATAGCTGTTACTCCACCCATAAAGAAAAATATCCAATATACATTAAATAACGTAAATCCTAAAGAAAATAATACACCGGGCATTTCAGGCGACCTTATAACAGCGGCAAAAATCAATGCAAATATATTAAAAATTAAACCTATAACCATCATTAGTATTGCCGGCGCAACAGACATAAACATATCAAAACAAGCAAAACTGCCCTTAAATGTTCTCTTTAACAAGGTACCGCCATACTTAGCCAAAATCTGATAGTAACCTCTAACCCAGCGCATTCTTTGGATAAAAGACTGCTTTAACTCTGTAGGCTGTTCATCATAGAATACCGCGTCATTTGCATATCCGATTTTAACACCTTTCAAAACTTCACTAACAGTAAATTCTGTATCTTCGCTAAGAAGGTGACATCTCCATCCGCCTTCGGTTTCAACAATTTTTTTGCTTATTAAAAAACCTGTCCCTGTCACTGCGCAGGGAGTATTTAGTAACATTCTGGGATAATTCATATATTTAGCGTCTCTCAAAAAATATAGCGCATTACCGGCAGATACCCAATTTGTTCCGTAATTTTTGGAATTTCGATAGCTTGTTACAATATCATATCCATTATCAAAAACTTTATTCATTTCAAGCAAATAATCTTTGTCCAGAACATTATCAGCATCAAGAATTATAAAACCATCATAATCTTCTTCATTAAGCTTGTCTGAGGCAGTTTCAAAAAACCAGTCCAGTGCAAATCCTTTACCAACTTTAAGATTGTCATTTCTTTCATAAACTGTCGCTCCGGCTTTTCTAGCCGCTTCAGCAGTATTATCTGTGCAATTGTCGGCTATAACGTATACGCCTATTTTTTCTGAAGGATAGTTTTGTGCCAAAGCGCTCAGCACTAGTTCTCCAACAACGATACTCTCATCCCTTGCTGGTATAACAAAAGCATATTTATGTTCGGTTTTAGCAACAAATTTTTTCTGTTTCTTAAATAAAGCAACTACTAAATAAAAAAACTGATAAGCGTAACAAATTGTAAAAATAACTGATATAAGTAAATTAATTATAAAAATAACTTTCATATTCGGCTCCATTCCACTACAATTAGAAAGGAGAGGCAACAGAAACACCTCTCCTAATGTGTATAGTCGAAATATTTTAGATCACATTACGCGGCTTCATTACTTCTAACCTCATCTAATGTTCTAACAACGCTATGTTTGATAGGCTTCCACTCTACTTTCTTAAACAATGCTATTATAGCAATCGGCACATATGAAAGCATAAATACCGGGAATGTAAATAAGTATAACACTTTTTTATACCAAACACAATGAATTTGATCCCATTCTGTGATTGCAGTCAAAAGACCAAGTATAAAGAATAACCCATAAAAATTTACAAGAGTTTGAATAAGCGCCTGCACAAGAATAGCTGTCTCCGGAGCATCAGTAGCAATTGCTACCGGTATAGCTACAACATTTATAAGTACGCTCAATAGTGTAAGCAGCATCGCGGGCATAACTGTCATAAACATATCTAGACAAGAAAAACTGCCTTTCAAAACACCTTTTAATAACTTGCCGCCATAATTAGCAAAAACTTGATAGAAACCTTTTGCCCAGCGCAGACGCTGCGTGTATGACTGACTGAATTTTGTAGGCTGTTCATCATATAAAACGGCTTTGGAAGCATAACCAATCTTCATTCCTTTACTTACCGAATCACAAGTAAACTCAATATCCTCTGTGAGCAAATGATGTATCCATCCACCGTTTCCTTCAATCACATTTGCGCCAACCAAGAATCCTGTTCCTGAAATCGCACAACTTGTTCCCAACTGCATTCTAGAATT is from Monoglobus pectinilyticus and encodes:
- a CDS encoding glycosyltransferase family 2 protein, giving the protein MKAIIIFNAVISILFTLCYAYQFFYLFVGLLKGEQKFKAVREHKFAAVISARNERDVIGQLISSIKSQNYPKDKLDVFVIADNCTDDTAQVAREAGAIVYERFNKVQVGKGYALDWLFKIIDRDHKDAGYEGYMIFDADNILDVNYVSEMNKVFDNGYDILTSYRNSKNFDSNWISAAYSLWFLREARYLNNSRMQLGTSCAISGTGFLVGANVIEGNGGWIHHLLTEDIEFTCDSVSKGMKIGYASKAVLYDEQPTKFSQSYTQRLRWAKGFYQVFANYGGKLLKGVLKGSFSCLDMFMTVMPAMLLTLLSVLINVVAIPVAIATDAPETAILVQALIQTLVNFYGLFFILGLLTAITEWDQIHCVWYKKVLYLFTFPVFMLSYVPIAIIALFKKVEWKPIKHSVVRTLDEVRSNEAA
- the asnB gene encoding asparagine synthase (glutamine-hydrolyzing), whose product is MCGITGFINYKKIISESDKNILFSMGETLNRRGPDEKDEYCSNSVGLAHRRLSVIDIKNGHQPMIKENNNNTYVICYNGELYNTKEIRNKLINLGYNFNGHSDTEVLLTAYIEWGSDCVKEFNGIFAFVIYNKLTDSLFFARDGGGVKPFFYYNNDFEFIFGSEIKALLKHPSVSSNVDKFGIAEIFLIGPGRTPGKTAFHDIKELKPGWCGTFSKSEGLNLWQYWKLKAYEHKDSLSDTIYTLRSLIYDSIKRQLVSDVPLCTFLSGGLDSSIISAVASEEFKITNRGRLNTYSVDYIENEKYFENNYYQPSNDNYYINLMSNFIESKHNNIILDNDLVGNALLDATLARDLPGMADIESSLLLFCSEVKKNHTVVLSGECADEIFGGYPWFTNEEMLAQADFPWSGNTEIKANLIQDKYLQFDPKEYVFKRYKDTIDSAPKTGSETPSDSRIKEITMLNISWFMQTLLSRKDHASMYSGLEVRVPFCDLRIIEYAYNIPWDMKGYAGREKGILRKAFSDMLPDEIVYRKKSPYPKSFNPAYTRNVENKINKILLNYDSPILEIVKPDKLQELLDTKASMFSKPWYGQLMNYPQILAYLYMINTWLDKYAINII
- a CDS encoding glycosyltransferase family 2 protein, which gives rise to MKVIFIINLLISVIFTICYAYQFFYLVVALFKKQKKFVAKTEHKYAFVIPARDESIVVGELVLSALAQNYPSEKIGVYVIADNCTDNTAEAARKAGATVYERNDNLKVGKGFALDWFFETASDKLNEEDYDGFIILDADNVLDKDYLLEMNKVFDNGYDIVTSYRNSKNYGTNWVSAGNALYFLRDAKYMNYPRMLLNTPCAVTGTGFLISKKIVETEGGWRCHLLSEDTEFTVSEVLKGVKIGYANDAVFYDEQPTELKQSFIQRMRWVRGYYQILAKYGGTLLKRTFKGSFACFDMFMSVAPAILMMVIGLIFNIFALIFAAVIRSPEMPGVLFSLGFTLFNVYWIFFFMGGVTAITERKRIYTSRAKKILYVFTFPLYMLTYLPIAFVAMVKDVKWVPTSHRVVKDVDSIKKDE